A stretch of Kyrpidia spormannii DNA encodes these proteins:
- a CDS encoding acetyl-CoA C-acetyltransferase — MVDVVITSAVRTAVGTFQGALSRVPAPELGAAVLKEAAARGGVDPERLDEVIMGNVLQAGLGQNPARQAAMKAGIPQEVPSMTINKVCGSGLKAVMLAAQAIRAGDAEMLLAGGMENMSRAPYLTEGARSGLRMGHAELVDSMIKDGLWCAFTDVHMGITAENVAERYGLTREEQDAFALRSQQRAAAAIAEGRFKDEIVPVEIRGRKGEVSVFDTDEHPRPSTTAEALAKLRPAFKKDGTVTAGNASGLNDGAAALAVMSAARATESGAKPLVRVVSYASAGLDPAVMGLGPIYATRKALDRAGLTMADIGLVEANEAFAAQSLAVARELNIPDEILNVNGGAIALGHPIGASGARILVTLIHEMKRRGVRYGLATLCIGGGQGAAMIVENVR, encoded by the coding sequence ATGGTGGACGTAGTGATTACTTCAGCAGTGCGCACCGCCGTCGGAACTTTTCAAGGGGCACTGTCCCGGGTGCCGGCGCCGGAACTGGGTGCGGCGGTACTCAAAGAGGCGGCGGCCCGGGGCGGGGTGGACCCCGAAAGGCTCGACGAAGTCATTATGGGCAACGTCCTTCAGGCCGGCCTGGGGCAAAACCCCGCCCGCCAAGCGGCGATGAAGGCGGGCATTCCCCAAGAAGTCCCATCCATGACTATCAACAAGGTCTGCGGCTCCGGACTTAAAGCGGTGATGCTCGCTGCCCAGGCGATCAGGGCCGGGGATGCCGAGATGCTTTTGGCCGGCGGCATGGAGAATATGAGCCGGGCGCCCTATCTCACCGAGGGGGCGCGAAGCGGTCTGCGCATGGGCCACGCCGAACTGGTGGATTCGATGATCAAAGACGGGCTCTGGTGCGCCTTCACCGACGTGCACATGGGGATCACGGCGGAGAATGTGGCGGAGCGCTACGGACTCACCCGGGAGGAGCAAGACGCCTTCGCTCTGCGCAGCCAGCAGCGGGCGGCGGCGGCCATTGCCGAGGGCCGCTTCAAGGACGAGATCGTCCCAGTGGAGATCCGGGGGCGGAAAGGGGAGGTCTCCGTTTTTGACACGGACGAACACCCCCGGCCGTCGACCACCGCGGAAGCCCTGGCGAAGCTCCGCCCGGCCTTCAAAAAGGACGGCACCGTCACGGCGGGCAACGCCTCGGGGCTCAACGACGGCGCGGCAGCCCTGGCGGTGATGAGCGCGGCCCGGGCAACGGAATCGGGCGCGAAACCCTTGGTCCGGGTCGTCTCCTATGCCTCGGCGGGCCTCGACCCTGCGGTGATGGGGCTGGGGCCGATTTATGCGACACGCAAAGCCCTGGACCGGGCAGGGCTTACCATGGCGGACATCGGACTGGTGGAGGCCAATGAAGCCTTTGCTGCTCAGTCCCTGGCCGTGGCCCGGGAGCTCAACATTCCGGATGAGATTCTCAATGTCAACGGCGGAGCCATCGCCTTGGGCCACCCCATCGGCGCCAGTGGAGCCCGGATCCTGGTCACCCTCATCCACGAAATGAAGCGCCGGGGCGTACGTTATGGTTTGGCCACGCTGTGTATCGGAGGAGGCCAAGGGGCGGCGATGATCGTGGAAAACGTCCGGTGA
- the upp gene encoding uracil phosphoribosyltransferase, whose amino-acid sequence MGRVHVLDHPLIQHKLTLIRDKNTGTKEFRELLEEVAMLMAYEITRDLPLEETVVETPLGPARAQVLSGRKLGVVPILRAGLGMVEGVLKLIPAAKVGHIGLYRDPDTLQPVEYYCKLPTDVTERELIVIDPMLATGGSASAAIRFIKERGARHIKLMCLIAAPEGVQRVQSDHPEVDLYTAAVDERLNDHGYIVPGLGDAGDRLYGTK is encoded by the coding sequence GTGGGGCGAGTTCACGTTTTGGACCATCCATTGATTCAACATAAGTTGACGCTGATTCGCGATAAAAACACCGGGACGAAGGAGTTTCGGGAGCTCCTGGAGGAAGTGGCCATGCTCATGGCCTACGAAATCACCCGGGATCTACCCTTGGAGGAGACGGTGGTGGAAACCCCTCTGGGCCCGGCCAGGGCCCAGGTCCTCTCCGGGCGGAAACTGGGCGTGGTGCCCATACTGCGGGCGGGGCTGGGCATGGTGGAAGGCGTTCTGAAACTGATCCCCGCCGCCAAGGTCGGCCATATCGGCCTTTACCGCGACCCGGACACTCTTCAACCCGTGGAATATTATTGCAAATTGCCCACCGACGTCACGGAGCGGGAGCTCATCGTCATCGATCCGATGCTCGCCACCGGCGGCTCGGCCTCGGCCGCGATCCGGTTCATCAAGGAGAGGGGCGCCCGGCACATCAAGTTGATGTGTCTCATCGCCGCCCCCGAGGGCGTTCAGCGGGTCCAGTCGGATCATCCTGAAGTGGATCTGTACACCGCGGCAGTGGACGAACGTTTGAACGATCACGGCTACATCGTGCCGGGCCTTGGCGACGCCGGCGATCGGCTGTATGGCACAAAATGA
- a CDS encoding serine hydroxymethyltransferase produces the protein MSHLRLIDPEVAEAIEKELNRQRNKIELIASENFVSRAVLEAMGTVLTNKYAEGYPGKRYYGGCEYVDIVENLARERAKELFGAEHANVQPHSGAQANTAVYFALLQPGDTVLGMNLSHGGHLTHGSPVNISGKLYHFVPYGVDEHTQQIDYEHVARLAREHRPKMIVAGASAYPRIIDFPKLREIADEVGAYLMVDMAHIAGLVATGHHPNPVPYADVVTSTTHKTLRGPRGGLILCKERFAKDIDKAIFPGIQGGPLMHIIAAKAVAFGEALRPEFRDYSQAVVDNAQALAKALIDRGFNLVSGGTDNHMMLVDVRNLRLTGREAERLLDEVGVTVNKNTIPFDPESPFVTSGIRIGTPAVTTRGMGTAAMETIAEIIDLTLRHQDEQPAINRAMSLVRGLCEEFPLYQSVEAH, from the coding sequence GTGAGCCATTTGCGACTGATCGACCCGGAAGTGGCCGAGGCGATCGAAAAAGAACTGAATCGCCAGCGAAACAAGATCGAACTCATCGCCTCGGAGAATTTTGTCAGCCGAGCCGTGCTGGAAGCGATGGGCACGGTACTTACCAATAAATACGCCGAGGGGTACCCGGGCAAACGCTATTACGGCGGATGCGAGTACGTGGACATCGTGGAGAACCTCGCCCGGGAACGGGCGAAAGAATTGTTTGGGGCGGAACATGCCAACGTCCAGCCCCATTCCGGCGCCCAGGCCAATACGGCCGTGTATTTTGCCCTTCTTCAGCCGGGCGACACGGTGCTCGGAATGAACCTCTCCCACGGCGGACACCTGACCCACGGCAGTCCGGTGAACATCTCCGGGAAACTGTATCATTTTGTCCCTTACGGCGTGGACGAGCACACCCAGCAGATCGATTACGAACACGTCGCCCGCCTGGCCCGGGAGCACCGGCCGAAGATGATCGTCGCCGGGGCCAGCGCCTATCCGCGGATCATCGATTTTCCGAAACTCCGGGAGATTGCCGACGAGGTCGGGGCGTATCTGATGGTGGATATGGCTCACATTGCGGGACTCGTGGCCACAGGGCACCATCCCAATCCCGTCCCTTACGCCGACGTGGTGACCAGCACCACCCATAAGACGCTTCGGGGGCCCCGGGGCGGACTCATCCTGTGCAAGGAGCGCTTCGCCAAAGACATCGATAAAGCCATTTTCCCCGGTATCCAGGGCGGGCCCCTTATGCACATCATCGCCGCCAAGGCGGTGGCCTTCGGAGAGGCGCTCCGGCCGGAGTTCCGGGACTACAGCCAGGCGGTGGTGGACAACGCCCAGGCTTTGGCAAAGGCGCTGATCGATCGCGGGTTTAACCTGGTGTCCGGCGGGACCGACAATCATATGATGCTGGTGGATGTCCGGAATTTGCGCCTCACGGGCCGGGAGGCGGAACGGCTGCTGGACGAGGTCGGGGTGACGGTGAACAAAAACACCATCCCCTTTGATCCGGAAAGCCCCTTTGTGACCAGCGGAATTCGGATCGGGACCCCGGCGGTGACCACCCGGGGCATGGGGACGGCCGCGATGGAGACGATCGCGGAAATCATCGATCTGACCCTGCGCCACCAGGATGAACAGCCGGCCATCAACCGGGCGATGTCCCTGGTTCGGGGGCTTTGCGAGGAGTTTCCGCTCTACCAAAGCGTGGAAGCGCACTGA
- a CDS encoding TIGR01440 family protein, with protein MSELLKEPVPEDLIRKVYDQTLAAVEELAQVSGLNDGTLLVVGASSSEIAGRRIGTAGSLEIGRAVARALREIRQRFGVSIAVQGCEHINRALVVERETAERFGLEEVRVVPVPEAGGAVASAAFRLWKDPVCVEAVRAHAGIDIGDTLIGMHLRPVAVPVRLKTDRVGAARVVAAKTRPKYVGGPRARYSLDEG; from the coding sequence GTGTCCGAACTGTTAAAGGAGCCCGTGCCCGAGGATTTGATTCGTAAAGTGTATGACCAGACCCTGGCCGCCGTGGAGGAGTTGGCCCAGGTATCGGGGCTCAACGACGGGACGCTCCTGGTGGTCGGGGCGAGCAGCAGTGAGATCGCCGGGCGGCGCATCGGAACGGCTGGGTCCCTGGAGATCGGTCGGGCGGTGGCCCGGGCCCTGCGGGAGATTCGTCAGCGTTTCGGGGTGTCCATCGCCGTCCAGGGGTGCGAGCACATCAACCGCGCCCTGGTGGTGGAACGGGAAACGGCGGAGCGCTTCGGGCTGGAGGAGGTGCGGGTGGTCCCGGTCCCCGAGGCGGGGGGAGCCGTGGCTTCGGCAGCCTTTCGCCTCTGGAAAGATCCGGTGTGCGTTGAGGCGGTGCGGGCCCACGCCGGCATTGACATCGGCGACACGCTGATCGGCATGCACCTGCGCCCGGTGGCGGTCCCGGTTCGCCTCAAAACGGACCGGGTGGGAGCGGCCCGGGTGGTGGCGGCCAAAACCCGTCCAAAGTATGTGGGAGGTCCCCGAGCCAGGTACAGCCTGGACGAAGGGTGA
- the rpiB gene encoding ribose 5-phosphate isomerase B, whose amino-acid sequence MNVAIAADHGGFALKEHLKTVLEDLGIPYTDFGCHSEASVDYPDFAVPVAEAVARGEYTRGVLICGTGLGMAITANKIPGIRAVTVHDTFSAKATRLHNDSNVLTMGGRVIGPGLAGEVLRVWLETPFEGGRHQRRLDKIAAVEEHRPELRAEAGDPACPNC is encoded by the coding sequence GTGAACGTGGCCATCGCCGCCGACCACGGCGGTTTCGCGCTGAAAGAGCATTTGAAAACCGTACTGGAAGACTTGGGGATCCCCTACACGGATTTCGGCTGCCACAGCGAGGCGTCGGTGGACTACCCGGACTTTGCCGTGCCCGTGGCGGAGGCCGTGGCGAGGGGGGAGTACACCCGGGGGGTGTTGATCTGCGGCACGGGTCTTGGCATGGCCATCACCGCCAACAAAATCCCCGGAATCCGGGCGGTGACGGTACACGATACCTTTTCTGCCAAGGCCACTCGCCTTCACAACGACAGCAATGTGCTGACTATGGGCGGGCGCGTGATCGGGCCCGGGTTGGCCGGGGAGGTCCTGCGGGTGTGGCTGGAGACGCCTTTTGAGGGCGGCCGTCATCAACGGCGGTTGGACAAGATCGCCGCTGTCGAGGAGCACCGGCCTGAGCTCCGGGCGGAGGCGGGGGATCCGGCGTGTCCGAACTGTTAA
- a CDS encoding YeeE/YedE family protein: MISVIVLGLLCGVLLGFVLQRGRFCWVSAYRDVYVLGDTRLFVATMVAIAVQSIGVYALAALGAIRIDPVPFTWVGAIVGGFIFGIGIVMAGGCATGTWYRVGEGLIGSWIALFGYMLGAAVMKYGALKPVYGRLTAAKGPDSFVYQSLGVSPWVLIAAFALVTAWAVRWHLRREGGPIPGLPAKRRGLNHLLFERRWHPFVTGILVGLIAILAWPLSEATGRIYGLGITTPSANLLRYLVTGDLKSLDWGVFLVLGIALGSFLAAKGSGEFRWRVPPAKTAIINLVGGLLMGFGAGLAGGCSIGNGLVNTSLWSWEGWVATPAMILGTWFAAYFAVVRPMRAAGAPSRGAALRQGA; the protein is encoded by the coding sequence ATGATCTCGGTCATCGTCCTCGGCCTGCTCTGCGGGGTGCTGCTCGGATTTGTGCTCCAGCGGGGCCGATTTTGCTGGGTCAGCGCCTACAGGGACGTGTACGTTCTCGGGGACACCCGGCTGTTTGTCGCCACCATGGTGGCCATTGCCGTGCAAAGCATTGGCGTATACGCGTTGGCCGCTCTGGGAGCCATCCGGATTGACCCGGTTCCCTTCACGTGGGTGGGGGCCATCGTGGGCGGTTTCATCTTCGGCATCGGTATCGTGATGGCCGGGGGCTGCGCCACGGGTACGTGGTACCGGGTGGGAGAGGGACTGATCGGCAGTTGGATCGCCCTGTTTGGCTACATGCTCGGTGCGGCGGTGATGAAATACGGCGCCCTGAAGCCGGTGTATGGCCGCCTCACGGCGGCGAAAGGGCCGGATTCTTTCGTTTATCAAAGTCTTGGCGTCTCCCCATGGGTGCTCATCGCCGCCTTCGCCCTGGTGACGGCCTGGGCGGTGCGATGGCATTTGCGCCGGGAAGGCGGGCCCATTCCGGGGCTACCGGCAAAAAGGCGCGGTCTCAATCATCTATTGTTCGAGCGGCGTTGGCACCCCTTCGTCACGGGCATCCTGGTGGGGCTGATCGCCATTCTGGCCTGGCCCCTCAGTGAAGCCACCGGGCGGATCTACGGCCTCGGCATCACCACGCCGTCGGCGAATCTCCTTCGCTATTTGGTCACTGGCGATCTAAAGTCCTTAGATTGGGGCGTATTCTTGGTCCTCGGGATCGCCTTGGGCTCGTTTCTCGCGGCAAAAGGCAGCGGGGAGTTTCGCTGGCGGGTCCCTCCGGCGAAAACGGCTATCATCAACCTCGTCGGCGGTCTCCTCATGGGGTTTGGGGCAGGGCTGGCCGGGGGATGCAGTATCGGGAATGGCCTGGTGAACACCTCTCTCTGGTCTTGGGAAGGATGGGTGGCCACGCCGGCCATGATCCTTGGCACCTGGTTCGCTGCGTATTTTGCCGTGGTGCGTCCCATGCGGGCGGCGGGCGCCCCGAGCCGGGGTGCGGCCCTTCGTCAGGGCGCGTGA
- a CDS encoding low molecular weight protein arginine phosphatase, translating into MRILFVCTGNTCRSPMAAALLRRLAKQRGYSLEVRSAGLAAVPGLPASEHAREALRRRGVEDVEDHRSRSVAQEDVEWADVVLTMTEGHKRMMHARFPSAVSKVFTLNEYAWPGENAKDIADPFGGDVEEYTRCLEEIEKALTALMDRLTRETDGTQAEHRDGEAGGNTEDAGNGGPPRNAREDAEDTKGGPSDAPGGQFPPTPRAADND; encoded by the coding sequence ATGCGGATCTTGTTTGTCTGCACAGGCAACACCTGCCGAAGCCCCATGGCGGCCGCTCTGCTGCGCCGTCTGGCCAAGCAGCGGGGATATTCCCTCGAGGTCCGGTCGGCGGGCCTGGCGGCGGTCCCCGGGTTGCCGGCGTCGGAGCACGCCCGGGAGGCCCTCCGACGTCGCGGGGTGGAAGATGTGGAGGATCACCGCAGCCGAAGTGTGGCGCAAGAGGATGTGGAGTGGGCGGACGTGGTGCTGACCATGACTGAGGGGCATAAACGGATGATGCACGCCCGGTTTCCCTCGGCAGTCAGTAAAGTTTTCACTCTCAACGAATACGCCTGGCCCGGGGAGAACGCCAAGGACATCGCCGACCCCTTTGGAGGGGATGTGGAGGAATACACGCGCTGTCTGGAAGAAATCGAGAAGGCGCTCACGGCGCTCATGGATCGATTGACCCGGGAGACGGATGGCACCCAGGCAGAGCATCGAGACGGAGAGGCGGGTGGCAATACAGAGGACGCCGGGAATGGCGGGCCGCCGCGAAATGCCCGGGAGGATGCAGAGGACACCAAGGGCGGTCCTTCGGATGCACCGGGTGGGCAGTTTCCACCGACACCGCGGGCGGCTGACAACGATTGA
- a CDS encoding sigma-54-dependent Fis family transcriptional regulator, which yields MGDALVVKRFDEFHQLDRKLLQAWEQFMCGGFLPDQHRPVIASSWERCASLQVDPLKYLADLIPQEDLLLEKKEQNYLLLSTAKPYIEELFRYFCDEPFAIVLSDPEGVLIDGRYNRRVFGKLERQRFLPGSNWSEQSAGTNAVGTALAEGQPVQVFSAEHFCQGWHNWVCSASPIRDPYTRQIIGVLDMTGEKELVQAHDLYLITSQVYKLEQALVSHLREQNLLSLQALLDAMHDPFILFDNDGRVIRLNDPAKFLLRMELGKPLFPALDPPVHPVLGELSQKGMETTYRQENGVQWRVRILPYRFGTRMMGGIAVFHRLTAARQSQATALTRYRFDHLVTGDPNMLQLIELAKKSAFYEKTILITGETGTGKEVLAQSIHAYGPRRNGPFVAVNCGAIPKDLIASELFGYEGGAFTGAKSEGKQGKFVAADGGTIFLDEIGELPLDVQAYLLRVLEERVVVPVGGTRAIPVDVRVIAATHRNLKEMVRMGKFREDLYYRIHVITLTIPPLRERRGDIPLLVRHFIKQSSGMGETCIDEEAMQALSAYPWPGNIRQLKNTIEQALFHADHGQIRWCDLPAEVRGRGPIPASGGKRALPRRRRSTALDRLTLEEALRRTRGNISETARLLSVSRMTIYRKIEEFRIDIEN from the coding sequence GTGGGTGACGCCTTGGTGGTCAAAAGATTCGACGAGTTCCATCAACTTGATCGAAAACTGCTGCAAGCGTGGGAACAGTTTATGTGCGGCGGTTTTCTGCCGGATCAACACCGCCCGGTGATCGCCTCTTCCTGGGAACGGTGTGCAAGCCTACAGGTCGATCCTTTAAAATATCTGGCCGACTTGATCCCCCAGGAAGATCTGTTACTGGAAAAAAAGGAGCAGAATTATCTTTTGTTGAGTACTGCTAAACCGTATATCGAAGAATTGTTTCGCTATTTTTGCGACGAGCCCTTTGCCATTGTTCTTTCCGACCCGGAGGGAGTGTTGATCGACGGTCGGTACAATCGGCGCGTGTTCGGCAAGTTGGAACGGCAACGTTTCCTCCCGGGTTCAAACTGGAGCGAACAATCAGCAGGAACCAACGCAGTGGGCACTGCGCTGGCTGAGGGACAACCGGTGCAGGTTTTCTCGGCGGAACATTTCTGTCAAGGATGGCACAACTGGGTGTGTTCCGCCTCGCCGATCCGAGACCCCTACACCCGCCAAATCATCGGGGTGCTCGACATGACCGGGGAAAAGGAACTGGTCCAGGCTCACGACCTGTATCTGATCACCAGCCAGGTTTATAAACTCGAACAGGCCCTGGTCTCCCACCTGCGGGAACAGAACCTCCTTTCCCTTCAGGCGCTGTTGGATGCCATGCACGATCCGTTCATCCTCTTCGATAACGATGGCCGGGTGATCCGCCTCAATGATCCTGCCAAATTTTTGTTGCGTATGGAACTGGGAAAACCCCTGTTCCCTGCTTTGGATCCGCCCGTGCATCCGGTCCTGGGCGAGTTATCCCAGAAGGGTATGGAGACAACCTACCGGCAGGAGAACGGCGTCCAATGGCGGGTTCGAATTCTCCCATACCGATTCGGGACCCGGATGATGGGGGGCATCGCTGTCTTTCACCGCCTGACGGCGGCCAGGCAAAGCCAGGCAACGGCGCTGACCCGCTATCGATTCGACCACCTGGTTACCGGCGACCCCAACATGTTGCAACTCATCGAACTTGCAAAAAAGTCAGCTTTCTATGAAAAGACGATTCTGATCACCGGGGAAACGGGAACGGGCAAAGAAGTGCTTGCCCAATCGATTCACGCGTATGGCCCCCGGCGCAATGGTCCCTTCGTGGCGGTGAACTGTGGCGCGATTCCAAAAGATTTGATCGCCAGCGAACTGTTCGGATATGAAGGAGGTGCTTTTACCGGAGCGAAATCGGAGGGGAAACAAGGAAAGTTTGTCGCCGCCGACGGGGGTACTATTTTTCTCGATGAGATCGGCGAACTTCCTCTCGATGTCCAGGCCTATCTGCTCCGGGTGCTGGAAGAGAGGGTCGTCGTACCGGTGGGCGGCACTCGAGCCATTCCCGTTGACGTGAGGGTCATCGCCGCCACCCACCGCAATTTGAAAGAAATGGTTAGAATGGGGAAATTTCGAGAGGACCTCTACTATCGCATTCATGTCATCACGCTGACGATCCCCCCTCTGCGGGAACGCCGGGGAGATATCCCCCTCCTTGTCCGGCATTTTATCAAGCAGTCGTCCGGCATGGGCGAAACGTGCATCGATGAGGAAGCGATGCAGGCCCTTTCGGCTTACCCCTGGCCTGGAAACATCCGCCAATTGAAAAACACCATCGAGCAGGCGCTGTTTCACGCCGATCACGGGCAGATCCGGTGGTGCGATTTACCTGCGGAAGTGCGGGGCCGCGGACCGATTCCCGCATCCGGCGGGAAGAGAGCCCTCCCTCGCCGGCGGCGATCCACCGCTCTGGACAGGCTCACTTTGGAGGAGGCTCTGCGCCGGACCCGGGGCAATATCAGCGAGACCGCACGGCTGCTGTCTGTCTCGCGGATGACGATTTATCGGAAAATCGAGGAGTTTAGAATTGATATTGAGAATTAA
- a CDS encoding hydantoinase/oxoprolinase family protein — translation MSLLINIDNGGTFTDICILRESEVVRAKTLTTPFDLTKCFIEVLKSGSTALYGNEDIARLLKETDYIRYSTTAGTNAIVQKKGPRLGLILREGADPAFLAERQTERDMLEVMVGERVAGVDPAQEEPVLERSVVRAVNRLLSQGANRLVVSMDGPTRDVEERRIKRIVLEKYPRHLLGAVPVLFSHELADDEDDRTRTWSALINSFLHPVMERFLYNAENFLRNHRIKNPLLIFHNDGNSARVAKTTAIKTYGSGPRGGMEGARALARHYRLPVLLTMDIGGTTTDIGLVRDGGVKEMVRGEIEGIRTSFPLSDLISVGAGGSSVFRAEGGRIRVGPDSVGAAPGPACFARGGQEATITDAYLLMGILDAHSYFGGNMVLDNSRARRAVEEKIAAPLGLGLEEALLAMERAYIAKIAEGLSQYVENPAETTLLAFGGAGPMSACGVAEAVGIRTVIVPRLAAVFSAFGISFSDIAHEYETVLRSRDAAGLEEKVSELRERARRDMFAEGFDLDECRLEMDARYGGDDGYEVVPLEEIASRPDRRDKPGRLHLKVVKPIRHFTFQPSGDLGEYKPEASRHQSILQPSGQVLEVPVYRFEDLEPGASGHGPALIEDKLFTCRVAEGWNFRVNENRDLFMRYERGSQR, via the coding sequence ATGAGTTTGTTGATCAATATTGACAACGGCGGCACTTTCACGGATATTTGCATTCTCCGTGAGTCGGAGGTGGTCCGGGCTAAGACCCTGACTACCCCTTTTGATCTAACCAAGTGTTTCATTGAAGTCCTGAAATCTGGGTCCACAGCCCTGTATGGGAACGAGGACATTGCCCGGCTGTTGAAGGAGACGGACTACATCCGCTATTCAACCACCGCCGGCACCAATGCCATCGTACAGAAAAAAGGGCCGCGGCTCGGCCTCATTCTGCGCGAAGGAGCGGATCCGGCGTTTCTCGCCGAGAGGCAGACCGAAAGAGATATGCTCGAGGTGATGGTCGGCGAGCGGGTCGCCGGCGTTGATCCGGCGCAAGAGGAACCGGTCCTAGAACGTTCCGTGGTCCGGGCTGTCAACCGACTGTTGTCCCAAGGGGCGAACCGGCTCGTGGTGAGCATGGACGGTCCGACGCGCGACGTTGAAGAACGAAGAATCAAACGGATTGTCCTGGAGAAGTATCCGCGTCACCTGCTCGGAGCTGTTCCGGTCCTCTTTTCTCACGAATTGGCCGATGACGAAGACGACCGGACGCGAACCTGGAGCGCGCTGATCAATTCGTTCCTCCACCCGGTGATGGAGAGGTTCTTATATAATGCCGAAAATTTTCTCAGGAATCACCGAATAAAAAACCCGCTGTTGATTTTTCACAATGACGGAAATTCCGCCCGGGTTGCCAAAACCACGGCCATCAAGACCTACGGTTCGGGACCCCGGGGCGGCATGGAAGGGGCACGGGCACTAGCACGTCATTACCGGTTGCCGGTACTCCTGACCATGGACATTGGCGGCACCACTACCGACATCGGCCTGGTCCGGGACGGCGGAGTCAAAGAGATGGTCCGAGGTGAGATCGAGGGCATCCGCACCTCCTTCCCCCTGAGCGATCTGATCAGCGTGGGGGCGGGTGGGAGCTCGGTGTTCCGCGCGGAGGGAGGGCGGATCCGGGTCGGTCCGGACAGTGTGGGGGCCGCCCCGGGACCGGCGTGTTTCGCGCGGGGCGGACAGGAGGCGACGATCACCGACGCCTACCTTTTGATGGGCATCCTTGACGCCCATTCGTATTTCGGCGGCAACATGGTCCTTGACAACAGCCGCGCCCGGCGCGCCGTGGAAGAAAAGATCGCCGCTCCGCTCGGCTTGGGACTGGAGGAGGCCCTCCTCGCTATGGAGAGAGCCTATATCGCGAAAATTGCAGAGGGTTTGTCGCAATACGTAGAGAATCCTGCCGAGACCACCCTTCTCGCATTTGGAGGCGCCGGCCCGATGAGTGCCTGTGGCGTTGCGGAGGCGGTCGGCATCCGGACCGTCATCGTCCCGCGTCTGGCGGCGGTGTTTAGTGCTTTCGGCATCAGTTTCAGCGACATCGCCCACGAATACGAGACGGTGTTGCGGAGTCGGGACGCCGCGGGCCTAGAAGAGAAGGTCTCGGAGTTACGGGAGCGGGCTAGGCGCGACATGTTCGCGGAAGGGTTCGACCTCGACGAATGCCGGCTGGAGATGGACGCGCGATATGGAGGAGACGACGGGTATGAAGTGGTCCCGCTTGAGGAGATCGCCTCCCGCCCCGATCGGCGTGACAAGCCGGGGCGTTTGCACCTGAAGGTCGTCAAACCGATTCGCCATTTCACCTTCCAACCGAGCGGGGATCTAGGGGAATACAAGCCGGAGGCCTCCCGGCATCAGTCGATCTTGCAGCCGTCGGGACAGGTGCTGGAGGTGCCGGTGTACCGATTCGAGGACCTGGAACCGGGGGCTTCGGGCCATGGGCCCGCGCTGATTGAGGACAAACTGTTCACCTGCCGGGTAGCGGAGGGTTGGAATTTTCGCGTCAACGAGAACAGAGATCTGTTTATGCGCTACGAAAGGGGGAGTCAACGATGA
- a CDS encoding acetone carboxylase subunit gamma — MKVAMTEYLAIDLKEETWCCRKCGQILAPARSNYKEGLLVYARDPREIHRPILDPDRYAYSFAPDPDWVRIVEYYCPGCGTMVEVEYLPPGHPPVYDMQFDIDALKARWLNGGKESRV, encoded by the coding sequence ATGAAGGTGGCGATGACGGAATATCTGGCGATCGACCTGAAGGAGGAGACGTGGTGCTGCCGCAAATGCGGGCAGATCCTCGCTCCCGCCCGGTCCAATTATAAAGAGGGACTCTTGGTGTATGCCCGGGATCCGCGGGAGATCCACCGCCCGATCCTGGATCCCGACCGGTACGCGTATAGCTTTGCCCCAGACCCCGATTGGGTGCGGATCGTGGAGTATTACTGTCCGGGGTGCGGGACGATGGTTGAGGTTGAATACTTGCCGCCGGGGCACCCCCCCGTCTACGACATGCAGTTCGATATCGACGCGTTAAAAGCCCGGTGGCTGAACGGCGGAAAGGAGTCGCGAGTATGA